One part of the Arsenicicoccus dermatophilus genome encodes these proteins:
- a CDS encoding copper chaperone PCu(A)C — protein MYTRLALPCLAALLAVSACSADAGTGTTTGTSSAAGTASSAAGPLTVSDPWIKAVKGGMTGIFATLRNDTDQDIRVVKASSPIADHGELHLTVKDASGAMVMKETKDGFVVPKHGAFELRPGANHIMLMGLTKPVLSGETVPITLETDAGAKIEISAPAREFNGAQETYGGMSMTPNQGAPTSMTPAPTSAG, from the coding sequence ATGTACACGCGCCTCGCGCTCCCCTGCCTCGCCGCCCTGCTCGCCGTGTCCGCGTGCAGCGCCGACGCGGGCACCGGCACCACGACCGGCACCTCCTCGGCCGCCGGCACCGCATCGTCCGCCGCCGGCCCGCTCACCGTCTCCGACCCCTGGATCAAGGCCGTGAAGGGCGGCATGACCGGCATCTTCGCGACGCTGCGCAACGACACCGACCAGGACATCCGGGTCGTCAAGGCGTCCTCTCCCATCGCCGACCACGGCGAGCTGCACCTCACCGTCAAGGACGCCTCCGGTGCCATGGTCATGAAGGAGACCAAGGACGGTTTCGTGGTGCCCAAGCACGGCGCCTTCGAGCTGCGCCCGGGGGCCAACCACATCATGCTCATGGGCCTGACCAAGCCGGTGCTGTCCGGCGAGACGGTGCCGATCACCCTGGAGACCGACGCCGGCGCCAAGATCGAGATCTCCGCGCCGGCGCGGGAGTTCAACGGTGCCCAGGAGACCTACGGCGGCATGTCGATGACCCCCAACCAGGGCGCGCCCACCTCCATGACCCCCGCCCCGACCAGCGCGGGCTGA